In one window of Chitinophagales bacterium DNA:
- a CDS encoding ATP-binding protein, whose amino-acid sequence MNLLKRAIFVTIDKHMISLNLIPEDKIIERLRYENPWWASKEIPEVYSKMHKRLYFDLFYPFVTEKQIRRALVLMGPRRVGKTVMLFHSIQRLIEDGVNPQQIFFIGIDNPIYVHLGLEDILDMCKKALSLKHLQNCYVFFDEIQYLKDWERHLKVLVDSYQNTKFVVSGSAAAALKWHSTESGAGRFTDFILPPLTFQEYIHLKKMQHLIYDGFIQYGDKPIAYCLTHDIKILNQEFVNYLNFGGYPEVVLSEKIQSDMGRYVKSDIVDKVLLRDLPSLYGIKDVQELNRFFTYLAYNTGNEFSYEAMSKDSGIQKDTLKKYLDYLEAAFLIKVLNKVDIHAKRLKRVTSFKVYLTNPSLRTALFSPITATDNEMGNMVETAILSQWMHRENMDLTYARWKEGRQEGEVDLVLLDDKKFKPVWGAEIKWSNRYYDNPQELKSLNHFCKANSFPYALVTSIDQQGVKNIEGLQLCFLPAAVYAYNIGDITLKMKTGN is encoded by the coding sequence ATGAATCTTCTTAAAAGAGCTATTTTTGTAACTATTGATAAACACATGATCAGTTTAAATCTTATTCCAGAGGATAAAATCATTGAGCGCCTCCGCTATGAAAACCCATGGTGGGCTAGTAAGGAAATACCAGAAGTGTATAGTAAGATGCATAAGCGCTTATATTTTGATTTATTTTATCCTTTTGTAACCGAAAAGCAGATAAGAAGAGCTTTGGTATTAATGGGGCCAAGACGGGTAGGCAAAACAGTCATGCTTTTTCATAGTATACAGCGCTTAATTGAAGATGGTGTTAACCCTCAACAAATTTTTTTTATAGGCATTGATAACCCTATTTATGTACACCTAGGTTTGGAAGACATACTGGACATGTGCAAAAAGGCACTCAGTTTAAAGCATCTTCAAAATTGCTATGTCTTTTTTGATGAGATACAATACCTCAAAGACTGGGAGAGACACCTTAAAGTATTGGTTGATTCATATCAAAATACCAAGTTTGTAGTATCAGGTTCTGCAGCTGCTGCACTAAAGTGGCATAGTACCGAAAGTGGTGCTGGAAGGTTTACTGACTTTATATTGCCACCCCTTACTTTCCAAGAATACATACATCTAAAAAAAATGCAGCATCTCATTTATGATGGCTTTATTCAATATGGCGATAAACCTATTGCCTATTGCCTAACTCATGATATAAAGATTCTGAATCAGGAGTTTGTTAACTATTTGAACTTTGGTGGATATCCGGAAGTAGTGCTTTCTGAAAAGATACAGAGTGATATGGGGCGATATGTAAAAAGCGATATCGTAGATAAAGTTTTACTAAGAGATTTACCAAGTTTATATGGAATCAAAGATGTTCAAGAATTAAACCGATTCTTTACATACTTAGCCTACAATACGGGTAATGAATTTTCTTATGAAGCTATGTCTAAAGATAGCGGTATACAAAAAGATACTTTAAAAAAGTATTTGGACTATCTAGAAGCAGCTTTCCTAATTAAAGTGCTGAATAAAGTAGATATACATGCCAAACGATTAAAAAGGGTAACAAGTTTTAAAGTGTATTTAACTAACCCATCATTAAGGACGGCATTATTTTCACCTATAACAGCCACTGATAATGAAATGGGCAACATGGTAGAAACTGCTATTTTGTCTCAGTGGATGCACCGTGAAAACATGGACTTAACTTATGCACGCTGGAAAGAAGGGCGACAGGAAGGTGAGGTAGATCTGGTTTTGTTAGATGACAAAAAATTTAAGCCTGTATGGGGTGCAGAGATCAAATGGAGTAATCGCTATTATGATAACCCCCAAGAACTGAAAAGTCTGAATCATTTCTGTAAGGCTAATAGCTTTCCGTATGCCTTAGTAACTTCTATTGATCAGCAAGGTGTAAAAAATATTGAGGGCTTACAATTATGCTTTCTTCCTGCCGCCGTATATGCATATAATATTGGCGATATTACCTTGAAAATGAAAACCGGAAATTAG
- a CDS encoding ABC transporter permease, whose product MQQAVEPKRFQRKLWRNKGAVMGTCIIAVSIFIALTCYQLAPDASPFGNRMIPAIGSKSPGFTMQFLLIKQSGNQETGVLTKWVSGQKDTVQYLPIQAYQLKGDSIIYEQYIDEGLSKSGSIPLKQLATPNSITQKFYLGTDKFGRDMLSRLLIGTRVSLSVGLIAVLISLTIGISLGAMAGYFRGWVDELIMWLINVIWSIPTLLLVFAMTLLLGKGFWQVFMAVGLSMWVNVARLVRGQVMAVRELEYIEATRVLGFSHTRTIIKHILPNIMGPVLVIAASNFASAIVLEAGLSFLGVGVQPPQPSWGLMIKENYNFIITNNPALALAPGIAIMLLVLAFNLLGNGLRDAFAVKD is encoded by the coding sequence ATGCAGCAAGCTGTTGAACCAAAACGTTTTCAACGAAAACTATGGAGAAATAAGGGTGCAGTAATGGGTACTTGCATCATTGCTGTATCCATATTCATTGCACTCACCTGCTATCAATTAGCGCCTGATGCCTCACCGTTTGGCAATAGAATGATTCCTGCAATTGGCAGTAAATCTCCTGGCTTCACTATGCAATTCTTATTGATCAAACAAAGTGGTAACCAAGAAACTGGGGTATTAACGAAGTGGGTATCGGGACAAAAAGATACCGTTCAATATTTACCGATACAAGCCTATCAACTAAAAGGCGACAGTATTATTTACGAACAATACATTGATGAAGGGCTGAGCAAATCAGGTAGCATTCCGCTTAAGCAACTAGCAACACCCAATTCAATCACCCAAAAATTTTACCTAGGCACTGATAAGTTTGGCAGAGACATGCTGAGTCGTTTACTCATTGGCACCAGGGTAAGTTTGAGTGTAGGTTTGATTGCTGTACTTATCTCCCTCACCATTGGCATCAGTCTTGGTGCGATGGCAGGTTATTTCCGCGGCTGGGTAGACGAGCTGATCATGTGGCTCATTAATGTGATTTGGAGTATTCCAACACTGTTGCTTGTATTCGCTATGACTTTGCTATTGGGTAAAGGCTTTTGGCAGGTGTTTATGGCTGTTGGTTTAAGTATGTGGGTGAATGTAGCCAGATTGGTGCGCGGACAAGTAATGGCTGTTCGCGAACTGGAATATATTGAAGCAACGCGGGTGCTGGGATTTAGTCATACCAGAACAATCATCAAACATATTCTGCCGAATATTATGGGACCTGTGTTAGTGATTGCTGCCAGCAATTTTGCATCTGCGATTGTATTGGAAGCAGGTCTCAGTTTTCTTGGTGTTGGCGTTCAACCACCGCAACCGAGCTGGGGACTAATGATTAAAGAGAATTACAATTTCATCATCACCAATAATCCGGCACTGGCTTTAGCGCCAGGTATTGCTATTATGTTATTGGTATTAGCATTTAATTTATTGGGCAATGGTCTGCGCGATGCGTTTGCAGTAAAGGACTAA
- a CDS encoding O-antigen ligase family protein, with translation MSLILQRYTWGFVALQCVSVIPALLLQQWWWLVLPSCLLLLWRFADIYLHQTTQLFWWWLWLLPLSTELMFTDSLSLDFPGEPLLILLTGAISLLLITRRFSLPHAVYQSGLPILVLLHLFWIAITVLFSYEPVLSVKYLFAKTWYVLPLVLLPGIVLQGYQDWEKMALALIIPMFFVVVQSILRHAAHGFSFEGIKDTLDPFFRNHVNYSGMLVCLLPIGIAVYRLTDEHSRKRKVGIALVIAMLGLILAYSRGAWIVAIAGLFVYWLIKKKWLMQALVMSAIVVTMALAWLLQGNRFLQYRPDFTTTIFHTDFTDHMTATLALKDVSNAERFYRWTAGVAMTAEEPVTGFGPNSFYLHYKPYAAQLFRTWVSNNPDHSSVHNYYLLLALEQGLPGLCFFLLILFAALYRAQYLFHRLQTRLYSYAAMIAGVMLSMIALLNTMSDLIETDKIGGLFWLCIGVLIALEGKLKEEQAAIA, from the coding sequence ATGAGTTTAATTTTGCAGCGATATACGTGGGGGTTTGTGGCACTCCAATGTGTCAGCGTAATACCCGCATTGTTACTACAACAATGGTGGTGGCTGGTATTACCATCTTGTCTGCTCTTGCTATGGCGTTTCGCTGATATTTATCTGCACCAGACAACCCAACTCTTTTGGTGGTGGTTATGGTTATTGCCTTTGTCTACTGAGTTGATGTTTACTGATAGCCTATCGCTGGATTTTCCAGGAGAACCTTTATTGATTTTACTTACCGGAGCCATCTCGCTCTTGCTGATCACACGCAGATTCAGCTTGCCGCATGCTGTATATCAGAGTGGTTTACCGATACTCGTACTATTGCACTTGTTTTGGATTGCCATCACAGTTCTGTTTTCATACGAACCTGTTTTATCAGTAAAATACCTATTCGCGAAAACCTGGTATGTATTGCCCTTGGTGTTACTACCGGGTATTGTATTGCAAGGTTATCAGGATTGGGAGAAAATGGCTTTGGCACTTATCATACCTATGTTTTTTGTGGTAGTACAAAGTATCCTTCGTCATGCTGCACATGGCTTCAGCTTTGAAGGAATCAAGGATACACTAGATCCTTTTTTTCGCAATCACGTAAATTACTCGGGTATGCTGGTCTGTTTATTGCCGATAGGTATAGCAGTGTATCGGCTTACGGATGAGCATAGCAGAAAACGAAAAGTGGGTATTGCTTTGGTAATTGCCATGTTGGGCTTGATACTCGCTTATTCACGTGGGGCATGGATTGTGGCGATTGCTGGCCTTTTTGTGTATTGGCTCATCAAAAAGAAATGGCTGATGCAAGCATTGGTGATGAGTGCTATTGTTGTCACCATGGCTTTAGCGTGGTTATTACAGGGGAATCGTTTCTTGCAATACCGACCAGATTTTACGACTACGATTTTTCATACTGATTTCACTGATCATATGACGGCGACGCTGGCGTTGAAAGACGTCTCTAATGCAGAACGTTTTTACCGTTGGACTGCAGGTGTGGCCATGACTGCAGAAGAGCCAGTTACGGGTTTTGGTCCCAATAGTTTTTACCTGCATTACAAGCCCTATGCAGCACAATTGTTTCGTACCTGGGTAAGTAATAATCCGGATCATTCTTCTGTACACAATTATTACCTGCTTTTGGCATTAGAGCAGGGTTTACCGGGTCTGTGTTTTTTCTTATTGATCCTGTTTGCTGCGCTATATCGTGCACAATATTTATTCCACCGACTGCAAACCAGGCTCTATAGTTATGCAGCGATGATTGCTGGTGTGATGCTCAGTATGATTGCATTGCTCAATACCATGAGCGACTTAATTGAAACAGATAAAATTGGCGGACTCTTCTGGCTATGTATCGGTGTATTAATTGCACTGGAAGGAAAACTGAAAGAAGAACAAGCAGCTATTGCTTAG
- a CDS encoding Lrp/AsnC ligand binding domain-containing protein: MPSKLNLDKLDLQIIQAMIEDAEISYADLGKKLFVSGGTIHVRIKKLEEMGIVKGKRLFVDMKALGYDVIAFIGIYLEKSSLYDSVAKELQRIPQIVRLNYTTGNYSMFAEIVCKDIMQLRYVLHDALQKIKGIERTETFISLEESFSRPVVVTAADKS; the protein is encoded by the coding sequence ATGCCGTCAAAATTGAATTTAGACAAATTGGATTTGCAGATTATTCAGGCCATGATTGAGGATGCTGAGATTTCTTATGCTGATTTGGGCAAAAAACTCTTTGTTTCCGGGGGAACCATCCATGTACGTATCAAGAAATTGGAAGAAATGGGTATCGTCAAGGGCAAAAGGCTCTTTGTAGATATGAAAGCACTGGGCTATGATGTGATTGCTTTCATTGGAATTTACCTCGAGAAAAGCTCTTTGTATGATTCTGTTGCTAAAGAGCTGCAACGTATACCGCAGATTGTGCGTTTGAATTATACAACCGGTAACTACAGCATGTTTGCAGAGATCGTTTGCAAAGACATCATGCAACTGCGTTACGTATTGCACGATGCATTACAGAAGATTAAAGGCATTGAAAGAACAGAAACATTTATTTCACTTGAAGAAAGTTTCAGCAGACCTGTAGTTGTAACAGCAGCTGATAAGTCATGA
- a CDS encoding glycosyltransferase — MWFAFVSLSIGIVCIVYAAAILIYRYWYLQLKPFQISATYQPKTRFSIIVPARNEAAHITHCVKCILQQNYPADLFELIVIDDHSEDNTAKLVQALQQVHPNLKLISLQEELGGVYLNSYKKKAIEIAIGYATGDWIITTDADCQMGTQWLQHYDAMIQAKNPVFIAAPVDFITDGSTLANFQKIDFMGLQGVTAGAVYAGFHSMCNGANLGYLKTAFHEAGGYIDIDRIASGDDMLLMHKIKKLYPKRMAFLFAQEAIVRTHPMPDWKSFINQRIRWASKADKYTDKSIFYVLAVVYLFNLSLLVMPLISIWQPDLFWLWLSCMLIKSLAEYSFAVHLCQFFGYRISIKLWYFPFQHIAYTVIAGWLGKFGTYQWKGRKVK; from the coding sequence ATGTGGTTCGCTTTTGTCAGTTTATCAATTGGTATTGTTTGCATCGTGTATGCAGCAGCTATCCTGATTTACCGATACTGGTATCTGCAGTTGAAACCTTTCCAGATTTCTGCCACCTATCAACCAAAAACACGTTTTAGTATAATTGTACCTGCAAGAAATGAAGCAGCACATATTACACATTGTGTAAAGTGCATCTTACAGCAAAACTATCCTGCTGATTTATTTGAGCTCATTGTGATTGATGATCACTCAGAGGACAATACCGCAAAGCTTGTGCAAGCTTTGCAGCAAGTACATCCAAACCTGAAGCTCATTTCACTGCAAGAAGAATTGGGTGGTGTATACCTCAACTCTTATAAAAAGAAAGCAATTGAAATTGCTATTGGATATGCTACCGGCGATTGGATTATTACCACAGATGCAGACTGCCAAATGGGTACACAATGGCTACAGCACTATGATGCAATGATTCAGGCAAAGAATCCTGTTTTCATTGCTGCGCCTGTTGATTTCATTACCGATGGCTCTACCCTTGCTAATTTTCAGAAGATTGATTTCATGGGACTGCAAGGTGTAACTGCTGGTGCTGTCTATGCAGGCTTTCACAGCATGTGTAATGGCGCTAACCTTGGCTATCTGAAAACGGCGTTTCATGAAGCAGGAGGATATATTGATATTGACCGCATTGCCAGTGGAGATGATATGCTGCTGATGCATAAAATAAAAAAGCTATACCCCAAACGAATGGCTTTTCTGTTTGCACAGGAAGCCATCGTACGTACACATCCAATGCCAGACTGGAAAAGTTTTATCAATCAACGTATCCGTTGGGCAAGCAAGGCAGATAAGTACACAGATAAAAGCATATTCTATGTATTGGCTGTGGTGTATTTATTTAATCTCTCACTGCTTGTAATGCCTTTGATCAGTATCTGGCAGCCCGATTTATTCTGGTTATGGCTCTCCTGTATGCTCATCAAAAGTTTAGCTGAATATTCATTTGCAGTTCACCTTTGCCAATTTTTCGGTTATCGCATCAGCATCAAACTTTGGTATTTTCCTTTCCAACATATTGCCTATACTGTTATTGCTGGGTGGTTAGGCAAGTTCGGTACTTACCAATGGAAGGGCAGAAAAGTAAAATGA